Proteins from a genomic interval of Xiphias gladius isolate SHS-SW01 ecotype Sanya breed wild chromosome 23, ASM1685928v1, whole genome shotgun sequence:
- the scyl1 gene encoding N-terminal kinase-like protein isoform X1, with the protein MWSFFARDPVKDFAYEILPDTQEKSGIWTLHRGKRKTSGEPVSVFVYEVAQGTEQQTQLAKAAFKRMKTLRHPNILAYVDGLETEKSLYLVTEQVTPLAVHLKAQAEKGGAGELEISWGLHQIVKALSFLVNDCHLLHNNLGVSAVFVDRAGEWKLGALDHVAPEQGDPSGVSLPTPKAVYPDMEKYDPPETSSSNGDKWAGEVWRLGCLIWEVFNGPLPRTSSLRSLGKIPKALVPHYCELVGANPRARPNPARFLQNCRAPGGFLSNSFVESNLFLEEIQIKEPAEKQQFFQDLSENLDSFPEDFCKHKVLPQLLTAFEFGNAGAVVLTPLFKVGKFLSAEEYQQKIIPVIVKMFSSTDRAMRIRLLQQMEQFIQYLNEAAVNSQIFPHVVHGFTDTNPAIREQTVKSMLLLAPKLNETNLNQELMRHFARLQARDEQGPIRCNTTVCLGKIASYLNAGTRQRVLISAFSRATKDPFPASRSAGVLGFAATHNYYSVTESAARILPTLCAITVDPDKSVRDQAFKAIKSFLSKLETVSEDPNKLADIEKDVASCAQAAGASSSWAGWAVTGMSSITSKLIRNAPGTEGGAAAEGGGPTNTTSPTSATSAEPAPGSEDKTPQDSLSHHAATSRANQSQTLEGTDNDDEPIADRWDDEEDWGSLEDPEKAHTEPEDWNSDWSGMASSKKKASDRGVGRSSSSMTAKKQSSDWSSSGWDADDSWSNEKEGQGQSSAGEEGWGNDWGDEETDTTLADKTLPLPEGVRLASEYNWDTSGTLKGAGQNDLFASVSQRNTASTAATTAGDGWGAEATGDWGTEESWESVEGSQGLSKAELSKKKREDRRKELEAKRAERKAAKGPLKLGARKLD; encoded by the exons GGATtagag acagagaaaagcctGTACCTGGTTACTGAGCAGGTGACACCCCTGGCAGTCCACCTGAAGGCCCAGGCAGAGAAGGGTGGTGCCGGGGAACTGGAGATCTCCTGGGGACTGCACCAGATAGTG AAAGCTCTGAGTTTCCTGGTCAATGACTGCCACCTGCTCCATAACAATTTGGGTGTATCGGCTGTTTTTGTGGATCGAGCTGGAGAGTGGAAGCTAGGGGCCCTTGACCATGTGGCCCCTGAGCAGGGCGACCCAAGCGGGGTTTCACTCCCCACCCCGAAGGCAGTTTACCCAGATATGGAAAAGTATGACCCACCAGAGACGTCCAGCAGCAATGGAGATAAATG GGCAGGGGAGGTGTGGCGGCTAGGCTGCCTGATCTGGGAAGTGTTCAATGGGCCACTACCTCGCACTTCCTCCCTGCGTTCACTGGGAAAG ATCCCCAAGGCCCTGGTCCCTCATTACTGTGAGCTGGTGGGGGCCAACCCCCGGGCGCGGCCCAACCCAGCCCGGTTTCTCCAGAACTGTAGAGCCCCTGGGGGATTCCTCAGCAACAGCTTTGTGGAGAGCAACCTTTTCCTGGAGGAGATACAG ATCAAGGAGCCCGCCGAGAAGCAGCAGTTCTTCCAGGATCTGAGTGAAAATCTGGACTCCTTCCCCGAAGACTTCTGTAAACACAAGGTCCTGCCCCAGCTGCTCACTGCTTTTGAGTTTGGCAACGCGGGCGCTGTTGTCCTCACACCGCTCTTCAAG GTAGGGAAGTTCCTTTCCGCCGAAGAATACCAACAGAAGATCATCCCTGTCATTGTGAAGATGTTTTCCTCCACAGACCGAGCCATGAGGATACGACTGCTGCAGCAG aTGGAGCAGTTCATTCAATATCTAAATGAGGCAGCAGTCAACTCCCAGATTTTTCCTCACGTTGTTCACGGCTTCACAGATACCAACCCCGCCATCAGAGAACAGACTGTTAAG TCGATGTTGCTGCTGGCTCCCAAACTGAATGAGACCAATCTGAACCAGGAGCTCATGCGTCACTTTGCCCGGCTGCAGGCCAGAGACGAACAAGGCCCGATCCGGTGCAACACCACTGTCTGCCTGGGCAAGATCGCCTCTTACCTCAACGCCGGG ACTCGACAGCGTGTTCTGATTTCTGCCTTCTCACGAGCCACTAAAGATCCCTTCCCAGCTTCGCGCTCCGCTGGTGTGCTGGGCTTCGCCGCCACACACAACTACTACAGCGTAACGGAGAGCGCTGCCCGCATCCTCCCCACCCTCTGTGCCATTACTGTTGACCCCGATAAGAGTGTCAGGGACCAG gcaTTCAAAGCCATCAAGAGTTTCCTTTCCAAGCTGGAGACTGTGTCAGAAGACCCCAACAAGCTGGCTGATATAG AGAAGGATGTAGCGTCATGTGCACAAGCTGCAGGTGCTTCTTCCAGCTGGGCCGGCTGGGCCGTAACCGGCATGTCCTCGATAACTTCTAAGCTGATCCGCAATGCTCCAGGGACAGAAGGGGGTGCAGCAGCTGAGGGCGGCGGGCCCACCAACACCACAAGCCCTACTAGTGCCACCAGCGCAGAACCTGCACCTG GTTCTGAAGATAAAACTCCACAGGACTCCCTGAGTCACCATGCCGCCACTAGTCGCGCCAACCAATCACAGACTCTTGAAGGAACTGACAATGATGATGAGCCAATAGCAGACCGCTGGGATGACGAGGAGGACTGGGGAAGTTTGGAG GATCCAGAGAAAGCTCACACAGAGCCGGAGGACTGGAACAGTGACTGGTCAGGAATGGCATCATCCAAAAAGAAGGCCAGTGACAGAGGA GTGGGCCGATCGTCCTCTTCCATGACAGCGAAAAAGCAGAGCTCTGACTGGAGCAGCTCAGGCTGGGACGCCGATGACAGCTGGTCCAACGAGAAGGAAGGCCAGGGTCAGAGCTCTGCAGGCGAGGAGGGCTGGGGCAACGATTGGGGGGACGAGGAGACGGACACAACCTTGGCCGACAAGACGCTCCCCCTGCCCGAAGGGGTACGGTTAGCCAGCGAGTACAACTGGGACACCAGCGGCACATTGAAGGGAGCCGGCCAGAACGACCTGTTCGCCTCGGTGTCCCAGAGAAACACAGCCAGCACTGCTGCCACCACG GCTGGAGATGGCTGGGGTGCAGAGGCAACAGGAGACTGGGGAACTGAGGAGAGCTGGGAGTCAGTGGAAGGAAGCCAGG GTCTCAGCAAGGCGGAGCTGTCCAAGAAGAAACGtgaggacaggaggaaagagcTGGAGGCGAAACGGGCAGAGCGCAAAGCTGCTAAAGGTCCTCTCAAACTGGGCGCACGCAAGCTGGACTga
- the scyl1 gene encoding N-terminal kinase-like protein isoform X2 — MWSFFARDPVKDFAYEILPDTQEKSGIWTLHRGKRKTSGEPVSVFVYEVAQGTEQQTQLAKAAFKRMKTLRHPNILAYVDGLETEKSLYLVTEQVTPLAVHLKAQAEKGGAGELEISWGLHQIVKALSFLVNDCHLLHNNLGVSAVFVDRAGEWKLGALDHVAPEQGDPSGVSLPTPKAVYPDMEKYDPPETSSSNGDKWAGEVWRLGCLIWEVFNGPLPRTSSLRSLGKIPKALVPHYCELVGANPRARPNPARFLQNCRAPGGFLSNSFVESNLFLEEIQIKEPAEKQQFFQDLSENLDSFPEDFCKHKVLPQLLTAFEFGNAGAVVLTPLFKVGKFLSAEEYQQKIIPVIVKMFSSTDRAMRIRLLQQMEQFIQYLNEAAVNSQIFPHVVHGFTDTNPAIREQTVKSMLLLAPKLNETNLNQELMRHFARLQARDEQGPIRCNTTVCLGKIASYLNAGTRQRVLISAFSRATKDPFPASRSAGVLGFAATHNYYSVTESAARILPTLCAITVDPDKSVRDQAFKAIKSFLSKLETVSEDPNKLADIEKDVASCAQAAGASSSWAGWAVTGMSSITSKLIRNAPGTEGGAAAEGGGPTNTTSPTSATSAEPAPGSEDKTPQDSLSHHAATSRANQSQTLEGTDNDDEPIADRWDDEEDWGSLEDPEKAHTEPEDWNSDWSGMASSKKKVGRSSSSMTAKKQSSDWSSSGWDADDSWSNEKEGQGQSSAGEEGWGNDWGDEETDTTLADKTLPLPEGVRLASEYNWDTSGTLKGAGQNDLFASVSQRNTASTAATTAGDGWGAEATGDWGTEESWESVEGSQGLSKAELSKKKREDRRKELEAKRAERKAAKGPLKLGARKLD; from the exons GGATtagag acagagaaaagcctGTACCTGGTTACTGAGCAGGTGACACCCCTGGCAGTCCACCTGAAGGCCCAGGCAGAGAAGGGTGGTGCCGGGGAACTGGAGATCTCCTGGGGACTGCACCAGATAGTG AAAGCTCTGAGTTTCCTGGTCAATGACTGCCACCTGCTCCATAACAATTTGGGTGTATCGGCTGTTTTTGTGGATCGAGCTGGAGAGTGGAAGCTAGGGGCCCTTGACCATGTGGCCCCTGAGCAGGGCGACCCAAGCGGGGTTTCACTCCCCACCCCGAAGGCAGTTTACCCAGATATGGAAAAGTATGACCCACCAGAGACGTCCAGCAGCAATGGAGATAAATG GGCAGGGGAGGTGTGGCGGCTAGGCTGCCTGATCTGGGAAGTGTTCAATGGGCCACTACCTCGCACTTCCTCCCTGCGTTCACTGGGAAAG ATCCCCAAGGCCCTGGTCCCTCATTACTGTGAGCTGGTGGGGGCCAACCCCCGGGCGCGGCCCAACCCAGCCCGGTTTCTCCAGAACTGTAGAGCCCCTGGGGGATTCCTCAGCAACAGCTTTGTGGAGAGCAACCTTTTCCTGGAGGAGATACAG ATCAAGGAGCCCGCCGAGAAGCAGCAGTTCTTCCAGGATCTGAGTGAAAATCTGGACTCCTTCCCCGAAGACTTCTGTAAACACAAGGTCCTGCCCCAGCTGCTCACTGCTTTTGAGTTTGGCAACGCGGGCGCTGTTGTCCTCACACCGCTCTTCAAG GTAGGGAAGTTCCTTTCCGCCGAAGAATACCAACAGAAGATCATCCCTGTCATTGTGAAGATGTTTTCCTCCACAGACCGAGCCATGAGGATACGACTGCTGCAGCAG aTGGAGCAGTTCATTCAATATCTAAATGAGGCAGCAGTCAACTCCCAGATTTTTCCTCACGTTGTTCACGGCTTCACAGATACCAACCCCGCCATCAGAGAACAGACTGTTAAG TCGATGTTGCTGCTGGCTCCCAAACTGAATGAGACCAATCTGAACCAGGAGCTCATGCGTCACTTTGCCCGGCTGCAGGCCAGAGACGAACAAGGCCCGATCCGGTGCAACACCACTGTCTGCCTGGGCAAGATCGCCTCTTACCTCAACGCCGGG ACTCGACAGCGTGTTCTGATTTCTGCCTTCTCACGAGCCACTAAAGATCCCTTCCCAGCTTCGCGCTCCGCTGGTGTGCTGGGCTTCGCCGCCACACACAACTACTACAGCGTAACGGAGAGCGCTGCCCGCATCCTCCCCACCCTCTGTGCCATTACTGTTGACCCCGATAAGAGTGTCAGGGACCAG gcaTTCAAAGCCATCAAGAGTTTCCTTTCCAAGCTGGAGACTGTGTCAGAAGACCCCAACAAGCTGGCTGATATAG AGAAGGATGTAGCGTCATGTGCACAAGCTGCAGGTGCTTCTTCCAGCTGGGCCGGCTGGGCCGTAACCGGCATGTCCTCGATAACTTCTAAGCTGATCCGCAATGCTCCAGGGACAGAAGGGGGTGCAGCAGCTGAGGGCGGCGGGCCCACCAACACCACAAGCCCTACTAGTGCCACCAGCGCAGAACCTGCACCTG GTTCTGAAGATAAAACTCCACAGGACTCCCTGAGTCACCATGCCGCCACTAGTCGCGCCAACCAATCACAGACTCTTGAAGGAACTGACAATGATGATGAGCCAATAGCAGACCGCTGGGATGACGAGGAGGACTGGGGAAGTTTGGAG GATCCAGAGAAAGCTCACACAGAGCCGGAGGACTGGAACAGTGACTGGTCAGGAATGGCATCATCCAAAAAGAAG GTGGGCCGATCGTCCTCTTCCATGACAGCGAAAAAGCAGAGCTCTGACTGGAGCAGCTCAGGCTGGGACGCCGATGACAGCTGGTCCAACGAGAAGGAAGGCCAGGGTCAGAGCTCTGCAGGCGAGGAGGGCTGGGGCAACGATTGGGGGGACGAGGAGACGGACACAACCTTGGCCGACAAGACGCTCCCCCTGCCCGAAGGGGTACGGTTAGCCAGCGAGTACAACTGGGACACCAGCGGCACATTGAAGGGAGCCGGCCAGAACGACCTGTTCGCCTCGGTGTCCCAGAGAAACACAGCCAGCACTGCTGCCACCACG GCTGGAGATGGCTGGGGTGCAGAGGCAACAGGAGACTGGGGAACTGAGGAGAGCTGGGAGTCAGTGGAAGGAAGCCAGG GTCTCAGCAAGGCGGAGCTGTCCAAGAAGAAACGtgaggacaggaggaaagagcTGGAGGCGAAACGGGCAGAGCGCAAAGCTGCTAAAGGTCCTCTCAAACTGGGCGCACGCAAGCTGGACTga
- the LOC120785829 gene encoding phospholipase A and acyltransferase 3-like, which produces MAPTLYDEKPEIGDLIEIFRGSYQHWAVYIGDGFVVHLAPPSEYPDAGANSVMSVLTEKALVKKAELWDVVGTNHWKINNSLDKEYKPRPVHVILREARALVDKELPYCVFRGNCEHFANELRYGKAESRQVRKAGETVMVVGVAAAVGLGIVALAGALFGGSKKENKDTQ; this is translated from the exons ATGGCCCCGACTCTG TATGATGAGAAACCGGAGATTGGGGACTTGATAGAAATCTTCCGTGGCTCCTACCAGCACTGGGCTGTGTACATTGGTGATGGCTTCGTTGTTCACTTGGCACCACCCT CCGAGTATCCAGATGCAGGTGCAAACAGTGTGATGTCTGTCCTAACTGAGAAGGCCTTGGTGAAGAAAGCGGAGCTATGGGACGTGGTGGGAACCAACCActggaaaataaacaacagcCTGGACAAGGAGTACAAGCCCCGCCCGGTTCACGTCATTTTGAGAGAGGCCCGTGCTCTGGTGGACAAGGAGCTGCCGTACTGCGTCTTCAGAGGGAACTGTGAGCACTTTGCCAACGAGCTGCGCTACGGCAAGGCCGAGTCCCGGCAG GTGCGTAAGGCAGGAGAAACGGTCATGGTCGTAGGcgtggcagcagcagtaggtCTGGGGATTGTGGCGCTGGCGGGGGCTCTGTTCGGaggcagcaaaaaagaaaacaaggacacacagtGA
- the ints5 gene encoding integrator complex subunit 5 produces the protein MSVVFDGSPLKAMQSSHTHTPQTALSAQELSQEIKSFISGVDTVQGRKLSVREHARCAVRLLRSVPACRGAVLEHLRGVYDEHVSAFLHNLETEGDASSGVGSNLEDIIQEVHGVLSEFIRLNPRAWAPLVSAWAVDLLGQLSSKHAGRRVAPHSSSLNELLQLWMSCAATRSLMEAYSQCLAAMLAWCPDACVDALLDTSVQHSPHFDWVVAHIGSAFPGTIISRVLACGLKDFCSHGAKEQGLMVMGVDKGNRVPKIGSVVGILGHLAAHHSDSIRKELLRMFQESLSPSSPLSPTSSSTSWESSPQLRRAAVPFLLQLAAMSPNLFGAVSAELVELLRPPVLLQLQALLQGLPREELDNMLGLAVHLISQSPSGGARVLRFLADTATPASVIISGPTPSPHEGVREGCDRLLQMLLLHLHKLVFNRSDGVEGNPHHSASSQPQRVIPFLEELQSHVGELCAETLRLERKRHLWLHQLLCLLSVYGGPSVATEALCQLLTQAHNPEELALAWQLHTTLSSCMAGLIPAAVARCVAQIHTHTLGPRQLRQLLLNLAAAIQSQDEERRGSAGAQSSMAIQVGSAVSVHLHDFGPLLLHGDPAVSHATVRLLSCSPLPRTSSPAHLLLLSRAAVTHFFLALRRRGEGGKVGRDGGQAGEAVNCSVLLLSRFAAYSPLTLKAVLQQLVEGALHKGNTDLFGGQIADMSGAPVATPSVSPDLGASLLDINCRFGTTVNFSGSVWSVFHAGVIGKGLKVRTATQLPDPSGVIQNVQTLLDVIVQCCSSSGLNGSINGSRPPSDPDEPLPINAEAAKVVAVTLVENVCPDVANGELSWPPEEHARTTVERDIHIRRCFEAHPVLFPLLQVVAAGRPALCYCSAVLRGLLATLLAHWEASREMSSTDSPWHLQASCLLVSCMGEGQLLPPVLANVHEAFPHLTPFEVRLLLLAVWEYVRGNGPMPQKFVFSSEKGLFCRDFARDGDVARYVAPIHSVLHKNIDRLGHLCWRFQL, from the exons ATGTCTGTGGTGTTTGACGGGAGTCCGCTGAAAGCGATGCAGagctcacacactcacaccccgCAGACTGCCCTGAG CGCCCAGGAACTGTCCCAGGAGATCAAGTCGTTCATCAGTGGCGTTGACACTGTTCAGGGCCGGAAGCTCAGTGTCCGGGAACACGCCCGCTGTGCTGTGCGGCTGCTGCGCTCGGTCCCGGCCTGTCGAGGGGCAGTGCTGGAGCATCTGAGGGGCGTGTACGATGAGCACGTCTCCGCCTTCCTGCACAACCTGGAGACGGAGGGGGATGCCAGCTCTGGGGTTGGCTCTAACCTGGAGGACATCATACAG gAGGTTCATGGCGTGCTATCAGAGTTCATCCGGCTCAACCCCCGGGCCTGGGCCCCCCTGGTGTCTGCCTGGGCTGTGGACTTGTTGGGCCAGCTGAGCAGCAAGCACGCTGGCCGCAGGGTGGCCCCCCACTCTTCCAGCCTCAACGAGCTGCTTCAACTCTGGATGTCTTGTGCCGCCACCCGGTCCCTCATGGAGGCCTACTCTCAGTGTTTGGCTGCCATGCTGGCCTGGTGTCCTGATGCCTGTGTGGATGCACTGTTAGACACCTCGGTTCAACACTCCCCGCATTTTGATTGGGTGGTGGCTCACATTGGGTCTGCCTTCCCGGGTACTATCATCAGCCGAGTCTTGGCATGTGGACTAAAGGACTTCTGCTCTCATGGCGCCAAGGAACAAGGGCTAATGGTGATGGGAGTGGATAAAGGCAACAGAGTGCCCAAGATTGGCTCGGTGGTGGGAATTCTTGGACACCTTGCAGCGCACCACTCAGACAGCATCAGGAAGGAGCTGCTGAGGATGTTTCAGGAGAGCCTAAGTCCATCAAGCCCTCTTTCTCCCACTTCATCCTCTACATCCTGGGAGAGTTCCCCTCAGCTTCGTCGAGCCGCAGTACCATTTCTGCTACAGCTGGCTGCAATGTCCCCCAACCTCTTTGGTGCCGTGTCTGCAGAGCTGGTAGAGCTGTTACGCCCCCCTGTCCTGCTCCAGCTGCAGGCCTTGCTGCAGGGCCTTCCCAGAGAGGAACTGGATAACATGCTGGGGCTTGCTGTCCACCTCATAAGCCAGAGTCCATCAGGAGGGGCCCGGGTCCTCCGTTTTCTGGCAGACACTGCGACCCCGGCCTCAGTCATCATCTCTGGCCCAACACCCTCCCCTCATGAAGGAGTCAGGGAAGGTTGTGACCGCCTCCTCCAGATGCTGCTTCTGCATCTCCACAAACTGGTCTTCAACCGCTCAGATGGAGTTGAAGGAAATCCCCATCACTCTGCTTCGTCTCAGCCCCAGAGGGTCATCCCCTTCTTGGAGGAGCTGCAGTCCCATGTGGGTGAGCTCTGTGCTGAGACACTGCGACTGGAGAGAAAACGTCACCTCTGGCTGCACCAGCTTCTTTGTCTGCTGTCAGTGTATGGGGGTCCCAGTGTGGCCACCGAGGCCCTCTGCCAGCTGCTCACCCAGGCCCACAACCCAGAGGAGTTGGCTCTGGCCTGGCAGCTTCACACCACGCTCTCCTCCTGCATGGCGGGACTCATTCCTGCAGCTGTAGCTCGTTGTGTGGCCCAGATCCATACACACACCCTGGGGCCCCGGCAGCTGAGACAGTTGCTGCTTAACCTGGCCGCGGCCATCCAGAGTCaggatgaggagagaagagggtcAGCAGGTGCTCAGTCCTCCATGGCCATCCAGGTGGGCTCAGCGGTCTCAGTACACCTCCATGATTTTGGCCCGCTCCTTCTCCACGGTGACCCGGCTGTATCTCATGCCACAGTGCGGCTCCTGTCCTGTAGCCCTCTCCCTCGCACCTCCTCACCAGCGCACCTACTCCTGCTCTCCCGCGCTGCTGTCACTCATTTCTTTCTGGCACtgcggaggagaggagaaggggggaaGGTGGGAAGAGATGGGGGACAGGCAGGCGAGGCAGTGAACTGTTCGGTCCTTCTCCTGTCCCGTTTCGCGGCGTATTCTCCGCTCACTCTCAAGGCGGTGCTTCAGCAGCTGGTTGAGGGAGCGCTACATAAAGGCAACACTGACCTGTTTGGAGGGCAGATCGCAGACATGTCTGGTGCCCCTGTGGCTACTCCCTCTGTGTCCCCTGACCTTGGAGCCTCCCTGCTGGACATCAATTGTCGGTTCGGCACCACCGTCAACTTTTCTGGCAGCGTGTGGTCTGTATTTCATGCCGGGGTGATCGGCAAGGGGCTGAAGGTCCGCACTGCAACACAGCTGCCTGACCCATCTGGGGTCATCCAG AACGTCCAGACTTTGCTGGATGTCATAGTCCAGTGTTGCAGCTCCTCTGGTCTCAACGGCTCTATCAATGGCTCACGACCACCATCTGACCCTGACGAGCCGCTGCCCATCAACGCCGAAGCGGCAAAGGTTGTTGCAGTCACACTGGTGGAAAACGTCTGTCCGGATGTGGCCAATGGGGAGCTCTCCTGGCCCCCAGAAGAGCATGCCCGCACCACGGTGGAGCGAGACATCCACATTCGACGTTGCTTTGAGGCCCACCCGGTGCTCTTCCCTCTACTTCAGGTGGTGGCAGCTGGACGCCCAGCTCTCTGCTACTGCTCAGCTGTTCTCAGAGGCCTCCTGGCCACTCTGCTGGCCCACTGGGAGGCATCCCGTGAGATGTCATCAACAGACTCCCCGTGGCACCTCCAGGCCTCCTGCCTCCTAGTGTCCTGCATGGGAGAAGGCCAGCTCCTGCCTCCTGTGCTAGCCAACGTCCACGAAGCCTTCCCCCACCTCACTCCCTTCGAGGTGAGGCTGCTGCTCCTGGCTGTGTGGGAGTATGTGAGGGGCAATGGACCAATGCCCCAGAAGTTTGTCTTCAGCTCAGAAAAGGGCCTGTTCTGCAGGGATTTCGCACGGGATGGTGACGTGGCAAGATACGTGGCTCCGATTCACAGCGTCCTGCATAAAAACATTGATAGATTAGGACACCTGTGCTGGCGGTTCCAGCTCTAA